Below is a genomic region from Pseudomonas berkeleyensis.
AATGGCTCAAAAGCTGGAGTCCGCCCTGGCGGAAAGGCGCCGCCGCGGCCGCGCCAGTTGGGTCGCGCGAGCTGCTGGAGATGATCGCGGCCGGTGCTGTCGCGGTGTCTGGGGTGAGCGTCAACGCCTCCTCGGCACTGCGCTACGCCCCGTTCTTCGCCTGCCTCAAGGTGCTGGCCGAGGACGTGGGCAAGCTGCCGATCAAGCTCTACAAGGAACGCGAAACACGCGGCGCCGACGTGGCACGGCAGCACCCGGTGCACAGGCTGATCAGTCGTCGCCCGAACGACTTCATGACGGCCTCTGAGTTCTGGGAAATGTGCACCGCGCACCTTGTGTTGCGCGGCAACTTCTACGCCTGGAAGAACATCGTCAACGGCGTGGTTGTCGAGCTGCTGCCGCTGAGCCCGCTCACCACCAAGCCCAAGCTACGCGAGGACTGGAGCCTGGTCTACGACGTGACCTTCGCCAATGGCAAACGGGACATCCTGTCAGCTGATGAAGTGTTCCACGTTCGCTCGCTCAGCCTGGATGGGGTGCGCGGCTTGGGTGCGCTGGAGTACGCCCGTGAATGCCTCGGCGCTGGGATCGCCGCAGAGCGGCACGGCGCCAAGCTGTTCGTGAACGGTGCCAACCCTGGCGGCGTGTTGCAGACCGACGGCACGCTTACAGACGAAGTCTTCGCCCGTGTACGCGATAGCTGGAACGAGAAGCACCAAGGCCTCGATAACTCACACAAGGTGGCCATTCTCGAAGGCGGCCTGAAGTGGGCGACGGTAACCATGACCAACGCCGACGCGCAGTGGCTGGAGAACCGCAAGCACACCGATAACCAGCTGTGCGGGATGCTCCGGGTGCCGCCGCACAAGGTGGCCATCCTCGACCGTTCCACGAACAACAACATCGAGCACCAATCGCTCGACTACGTGAACGACGGTTTGATGCCCTATCTGAACCGTATCGAGGATCGCATTCGTGTCTCGCTGCTCAACGAGCGCGACGAGGAAAGCCACTTTGCCAAGTTCAACGTGGCTGCGCTGCTGCGCGGTGACATGAAGGCGCGCAGCCAGTTCTACAAGGACATGGTTGGCATCGGTGCGTTTAGCCCCAACGACGTGCTGGAGCTGGAAGATCGCAACCCTCGCGAGGGCGGCGATATCTACCTGACCCCATCGAACATGATCATCAACGGACGGCCGACAGATGAGAACGAAAAACGCGCTTAGCAATAAGCACCTGTCCACCGCCTTCAAGGTCAAGCAGGTGGGCGACGACGGCACCTTCTCCGGTTATGGGTCGGTGTTCGACATCCCTGACAGTTATTCCGACGTGGTGCACCCCGGTGCGTTTCTGGAATCGCTGAAAACCTGGGGGCGGAAAGGGGCATTCCCCGCGATGCTCTGGCAGCACAAATTCGACGAACCCTTGGGCGTGTATACGCGCATGGAGGAAGACGATC
It encodes:
- a CDS encoding phage portal protein, which gives rise to MKWLKSWSPPWRKGAAAAAPVGSRELLEMIAAGAVAVSGVSVNASSALRYAPFFACLKVLAEDVGKLPIKLYKERETRGADVARQHPVHRLISRRPNDFMTASEFWEMCTAHLVLRGNFYAWKNIVNGVVVELLPLSPLTTKPKLREDWSLVYDVTFANGKRDILSADEVFHVRSLSLDGVRGLGALEYARECLGAGIAAERHGAKLFVNGANPGGVLQTDGTLTDEVFARVRDSWNEKHQGLDNSHKVAILEGGLKWATVTMTNADAQWLENRKHTDNQLCGMLRVPPHKVAILDRSTNNNIEHQSLDYVNDGLMPYLNRIEDRIRVSLLNERDEESHFAKFNVAALLRGDMKARSQFYKDMVGIGAFSPNDVLELEDRNPREGGDIYLTPSNMIINGRPTDENEKRA